The window CGTTGGGTTGAAAAACGCAACCTAACCTACGCACTACAAAGGAATTGAAAAAATCTTATTTAAGCGAGTGACTAATGTTTGGTTTTATTCACAGATTATACATTGAACACATTGATGATGATAAAAATCCGTTAATCTATCTTCAACTCTGCGTCCTTTATAGAAAAACTGGTGTTTACAAGGCAGGTAAATCATACATGATCCGGAGCAAGACTAAGACTGATTGTTTATCGAAATTTCAAGAATTAAGACGTTTAGAAAACATCATCCCGAATCCTAACGATCCAACTCCATTTACGATTTCTTACGGCTCATACACAATAAAGCGGCATAAAGAATGGTATTCTGACGCCTTGAGTAGATACGTTCACACACTAACGAAACTTGATGACGCTTTCTATTATATAACAGATTTGGATGAAAAAATATCATACCTTGAATATAAACTCCTTCAGTTAAGACCAGATTTGAGATCTATATTAGAGTCAACTGAGGTTGTATTTATCTCCAGATGAAAACTAAAGGGGACACCCATTAAAATGCCCTCTGTCAAGAGCAAGCAGGGTGGGTTGCGCCCTTCATTTAGGTTTTGCCGCAATTTTGTGCTATCATTGCAAAAAGATATAAAGTGAGGTGAGAAAATGAAAACAAATTTAAAAATGATTTATTGGAAAGGTGAAAAATTCTGGGTGGGAAAGATTCTTGAACACCCTGAAATAATGACTCAAGGCAAGACCCTGCAAGAACTTGAGGAAAACATGAAAGACGCATATATGCTTA is drawn from Deltaproteobacteria bacterium and contains these coding sequences:
- a CDS encoding type II toxin-antitoxin system HicB family antitoxin, encoding MKTNLKMIYWKGEKFWVGKILEHPEIMTQGKTLQELEENMKDAYMLMTMEDVPEKHKVKELSLAV